Proteins from a single region of Electrophorus electricus isolate fEleEle1 chromosome 5, fEleEle1.pri, whole genome shotgun sequence:
- the LOC118241373 gene encoding BOLA class I histocompatibility antigen, alpha chain BL3-7-like, which translates to MRKRIPTTQWMKKSVGADYWDLATQTVQGHEENFKVDIGTLMERFNHTKGIHTVQLMYGCELHDDGTKRGYIQDGYDGEDFLSLDLNTLTWTAPKPQAVITKNKWEVTGANAHQWKGYLENTCIEWLQKYVSYGKATLERKDPPEVTLFQKDSSSPVVCHATGFFPRELMISWKKNGEDLHENMELRETLPNQDGTFQKRSILTVSPEDLNNNKYTCVVQHSGLETHFGLPFQPGMTEFPDSKSMSVGVIVGAILAVLLLLSSCAAFFIWRKKKNDFKPVAASDGKSSSTSSDEGQPSKC; encoded by the exons ATGAGGAAGAGGATCCCAACAACGCAGTGGATGAAGAAGAGTGTGGGTGCAGACTACTGGGACTTGGCTACACAGACTGTGCAGGGTCATGAGGAGAACTTCAAAGTCGATATTGGTACATTAATGGAGCGCTTTAATCACACTAAAG GGATTCACACAGTACAGCTGATGTACGGCTGTGAGCTGCATGATGATGGAACCAAGAGAGGATACATACAGGATGGCTATGATGGAGAAGACTTCCTCAGTCTGGACCTGAACACCCTCACCTGGACTGCGCCTAAGCCTCAAGCTGTTATTACCAAAAACAAGTGGGAAGTCACTGGCGCCAATGCTCACCAATGGAAGGGCTACCTGGAGAACACCTGTATCGAGTGGTTACAGAAGTATGTGTCTTATGGAAAAGCCACTCTGGAGAGGAAAG ACCCTCCTGAGGTGACCCTGTTTCAGAAGGACTCCTCTTCTCCAGTGGTGTGTCATGCTACAGGTTTCTTCCCCAGAGAACTGATGATCTCTTGGAAGAAGAATGGAGAAGACCTGCATGAGAACATGGAGCTCAGAGAGACGTTACCCAACCAGGATGGAACCTTCCAGAAGAGAAGCATTCTGACAGTCTCACCCGAGGATCTGAACAATAATAAGtacacctgtgtagttcagcaCAGTGGACTGGAGACACATTTTGGGCTTCCATTTCAGCCAGGTATGACTGAATTTCCAGATAGCAAAAGCA TGTCAGTTGGAGTCATCGTTGGTGCAATTCTGGCTGTTCTTCTCCTGCTCAGTAGCTGTGCTGCATTCTTCAtatggaggaagaagaagaatg ACTTCAAGCCTGTTGCAG CCTCTGATGGAAAATCATCGTCCACCAGCTCAGATGAAGGCCAACCATCTAaatgctga
- the LOC113591578 gene encoding major histocompatibility complex class I-related gene protein-like yields the protein MTHSKVVIFIVFVVVRFQMASLVSHSLKHISTGVTPGISFPEYTLVGLMDGEPFVYYDSNIGQMVPKAEWIEENEGTDYWSRETQIQRDFQEIFRTSVAVLMRRYNQTTGVHTFQSVIGCELDDDGTKRGYLRHGYDGEDFISLDLNTITWTAANAKAIITKQKWEVTPLLANFWKRYLDITCIEWIKKYIGYGRATLERKVPPEVILFQKDSTSPVVCHATGFFPKEVMISWQKNGEDLHENMELRETLPNQDGTFQKRSILTVSPEELDKNDYTCVVHHSGLS from the exons ATGACTCACAGCAAAGTTGTAATATTCATAGTTTTTGTTGTAGTGCGTTTCCAGATGGCATCACTAG tctctcactctcttaagCACATCTCCACTGGAGTCACACCAGGGATCAGTTTCCCTGAGTACACGCTTGTGGGTTTGATGGATGGAGAGCCGTTTGTGTACTATGACAGTAACATCGGACAGATGGTTCCTAAGGCAGAGTGGATAGAGGAGAACGAGGGTACAGACTACTGGAGCAGAGAGACCCAGATTCAGAGGGATTTTCAGGAGATCTTCAGGACCAGTGTGGCTGTTCTAATGCGCCGCTATAACCAGACTACAG GAGTCCACACATTCCAGTCCGTGATTGGCTGTGAATTGGATGATGATGGCACCAAACGAGGCTATCTACGGCATGGCTATGATGGAGAAGACTTCATCAGTCTGGATCTGAATACCATCACCTGGACCGCAGCCAATGCTAAAGCCATTATTACCAAGCAGAAGTGGGAGGTAACACCACTACTGGCAAATTTCTGGAAGAGGTACCTGGACATCACCTGTATCGAGTGGATAAAGAAGTACATAGGATATGGCAGAGCCACCCTGGAGAGAaaag TTCCTCCTGAGGTGATCCTGTTCCAGAAGGACTCCACTTCTCCAGTGGTGTGTCATGCTACAGGTTTCTTCCCCAAAGAAGTGATGATCTCCTGGCAGAAGAATGGAGAGGACCTGCATGAGAACATGGAGCTCAGAGAGACATTACCCAACCAGGATGGAACCTTCCAGAAGAGAAGCATTCTGACAGTCTCACCTGAGGAGCTGGACAAGAATGACTACACCTGTGTAGTTCATCACAGTGGACTGAGTTAG